One window of the Pedobacter ginsengisoli genome contains the following:
- a CDS encoding glycoside hydrolase family 28 protein: MSKIIPCKLILTILLICFVPLISMAINPNNIVKEYDITIYGAVGDGQTDDAFAIQKAIDACSAAGGGRVVIPSGKIYLAGPFKLKSFVEFYIESNAKILANPDEKVYTESAFRENKGEGTIWIGGEKLVNVSISGTGTIDGNGISFMGAELEDSYVLKPFNIIDPRPHILTIIGGKNIRITNVTIQNSAYWTVHLIGCDDVVIDNITLLNSLKVRNSDGIDLDHSKNVRISNCYIESGDDCICLKNRREYEEFGACENITVSNCTMSSRSCAIKIGSENMDSINNVLISNCIISKSNRGIGIQNRDEGTVSNVVFSNIIIDSHLFSDVWWGKAEPIYVTAYPRAKGNNKDAGWRFPKGQTEGKVGAVTDIYFNNIKCVSENGIYVGAESPDKVSGVVFDGVDVFINKTTELPGGVYDRRPSNVEGLLKAKTSAFYLDKAGKVTIRNCSATWGKNRPAYFAHILESNSVVDLKTINLGGESAFPSKVEAIKKQ; encoded by the coding sequence ATGAGTAAAATAATCCCCTGTAAACTTATTTTAACTATCCTTTTGATATGTTTTGTGCCGTTAATTTCAATGGCCATTAACCCAAATAATATTGTTAAAGAATACGATATTACTATCTACGGCGCAGTTGGCGATGGCCAAACAGACGATGCCTTCGCAATTCAAAAAGCAATTGATGCCTGTTCTGCTGCTGGTGGCGGAAGGGTAGTTATACCTTCAGGGAAAATCTATCTGGCGGGTCCATTTAAACTTAAATCCTTTGTAGAATTTTATATCGAAAGCAATGCTAAAATATTGGCCAACCCCGATGAGAAAGTCTATACTGAAAGTGCTTTTCGTGAAAATAAAGGCGAAGGAACCATATGGATTGGCGGCGAAAAGCTCGTAAATGTATCTATTAGTGGAACCGGAACAATTGATGGTAACGGAATCTCTTTTATGGGAGCCGAACTTGAAGATTCGTATGTATTAAAGCCCTTTAATATCATTGACCCAAGGCCTCATATTCTAACCATTATTGGTGGCAAAAATATCCGTATAACTAACGTTACCATTCAAAACTCTGCATATTGGACAGTTCATTTAATTGGCTGTGACGACGTTGTAATAGACAATATTACCCTCTTGAACAGTTTAAAAGTTAGAAACAGCGATGGGATTGATCTTGATCACAGTAAAAATGTGCGGATTAGCAATTGTTATATAGAATCTGGAGACGATTGTATCTGTTTAAAAAACAGACGCGAATATGAAGAGTTTGGTGCTTGCGAAAATATTACCGTTAGCAATTGTACCATGAGCTCTCGTTCATGCGCAATTAAAATAGGTTCAGAAAACATGGATAGTATAAATAATGTGCTAATAAGTAACTGTATCATCAGTAAAAGTAACAGAGGAATTGGCATACAGAACCGTGATGAAGGAACAGTTTCTAATGTAGTGTTTTCGAATATAATTATTGATTCGCACTTGTTTTCTGATGTTTGGTGGGGCAAGGCCGAGCCCATTTATGTAACAGCCTATCCAAGGGCAAAAGGAAATAATAAAGATGCCGGCTGGCGTTTTCCTAAAGGGCAAACTGAAGGGAAAGTGGGAGCAGTAACAGATATTTATTTTAATAACATTAAGTGTGTAAGCGAGAATGGTATTTATGTAGGGGCCGAATCACCAGATAAAGTATCAGGAGTTGTTTTTGATGGAGTTGATGTATTCATTAACAAAACAACTGAACTCCCTGGAGGGGTTTACGATCGTCGCCCAAGCAATGTTGAAGGTCTTTTAAAAGCCAAAACATCAGCCTTTTATCTTGATAAGGCCGGTAAGGTTACCATAAGGAATTGCAGTGCAACATGGGGTAAAAACAGACCAGCTTATTTTGCCCATATATTGGAAAGTAATAGCGTTGTTGATTTAAAAACAATTAACTTGGGCGGAGAATCTGCATTTCCTTCAAAAGTCGAAGCAATAAAAAAGCAATGA
- a CDS encoding RagB/SusD family nutrient uptake outer membrane protein, with protein MKNLINIATGVILSLTILTSCHKLDLEVKTQLTPETFPQTDQHFIQLTGQVYVQLRQGITTDYFFMQSLSTDESIMPARGGNWYDGGRYEQHHKHTWDPDNGHVSSGWGWLSSVISKANQSLFLLKDAPESAAKTTALAEVRATRALAFFMMMDLWGNIPIVTTFGETTPPETKSRTEVFNFIEAELKEVLPNLSSVVGAATYGRPTKYTANAILAKMYLNAEVYTGTQRYNDAVAQCDAIITATGSPFALESDYKKMFFIDNGPQIKEFIFALPFDPGFSNGYLFFARYSLPRSLQAKFSLKHTPSAPMSTLPEYYANFNDPNDKRNSQWIKGPQFLFSGAPVNVSTTKKGYDQFYSGSDGATPITYQVDITPNVTLRDASRPFDAGNDEIAWNMGYRNNKFYCDSTSSNRNQNNDFPMFRYSDILLMKAEAILRGATPTQGQTALSLVNQLRAVRTTTAAWTSVTLEDLYKERCREFAWECWHRNDMIRFGKYEGAWGFKTDNDVRRRLMPIPASARVLNPKLVQNPGYN; from the coding sequence ATGAAAAACCTTATAAACATAGCAACCGGAGTAATTTTATCTCTAACAATACTAACGTCGTGCCATAAACTGGATCTGGAGGTAAAAACCCAGTTAACTCCTGAAACCTTTCCTCAAACAGATCAACATTTTATACAATTAACCGGACAGGTGTATGTACAGTTACGTCAGGGCATTACCACCGATTATTTTTTCATGCAATCGTTAAGTACCGATGAATCTATTATGCCTGCAAGAGGAGGTAACTGGTATGATGGTGGCCGGTATGAACAACACCATAAACATACCTGGGATCCTGATAATGGCCACGTGAGCAGTGGCTGGGGATGGTTGTCAAGTGTAATCAGCAAGGCCAACCAAAGTTTGTTCTTACTTAAAGATGCACCGGAATCTGCCGCTAAAACTACAGCTTTAGCAGAAGTTAGAGCCACACGTGCATTGGCCTTTTTCATGATGATGGATCTATGGGGCAATATCCCCATCGTTACAACTTTTGGTGAAACTACACCTCCGGAAACAAAATCCAGAACAGAGGTTTTTAACTTCATTGAGGCCGAGCTTAAGGAAGTTTTACCTAATCTGAGTTCAGTTGTAGGAGCTGCAACTTATGGTCGCCCTACTAAATACACTGCTAATGCAATATTGGCTAAGATGTACCTGAATGCTGAAGTATACACCGGAACACAACGCTATAATGATGCTGTAGCACAGTGCGATGCCATTATTACAGCAACGGGAAGTCCATTCGCTTTAGAATCAGACTATAAAAAGATGTTCTTTATAGATAATGGACCTCAAATTAAAGAGTTTATTTTCGCTTTACCCTTTGATCCGGGCTTCTCAAATGGCTATCTCTTCTTTGCAAGGTATTCGTTGCCTCGTTCGTTACAAGCAAAGTTCAGCTTGAAACATACGCCAAGTGCACCTATGAGTACGCTACCTGAATACTATGCAAATTTTAATGACCCTAATGACAAGCGAAATTCGCAATGGATTAAAGGACCACAATTCTTGTTTTCTGGAGCACCTGTAAATGTATCTACCACAAAGAAAGGATACGATCAATTCTATTCAGGATCTGATGGTGCAACTCCAATCACTTATCAGGTAGACATTACACCAAATGTAACTTTACGTGATGCCTCAAGACCATTCGATGCAGGTAATGATGAAATCGCCTGGAACATGGGCTATCGTAACAATAAATTCTATTGCGACAGTACTTCATCAAACAGGAATCAAAATAATGATTTTCCAATGTTCAGGTATTCTGATATTTTATTGATGAAAGCAGAAGCCATATTGCGCGGAGCAACTCCTACACAGGGCCAGACCGCTTTATCACTGGTAAATCAGCTGCGTGCAGTACGTACTACCACTGCTGCCTGGACCTCAGTTACGCTGGAAGACCTATATAAAGAACGTTGCAGGGAGTTTGCCTGGGAGTGCTGGCACCGTAATGACATGATCCGCTTTGGAAAGTATGAAGGAGCATGGGGCTTTAAAACAGACAATGATGTACGAAGACGTTTGATGCCAATACCAGCTAGTGCAAGAGTACTCAATCCCAAACTGGTACAAAATCCGGGATATAATTAA
- a CDS encoding bestrophin family protein, whose product MLIEPNIRLSRILRNTWQVDIIMIISCIAAYLVRTVLIRHHFEIPSIIPTVLGTAIAFFVGFNNNQAYDRWWEARKIWGSLVNDSRSWARSIISYVSQGKADDLQYAIVKKRLVYRQIAFLYALKARLRDAVDETYSQYLEPHEKEEIKLQGNIANAILMQQSKALQQLEKEGMIDSFRFIEMNQLLVKLCDAMGMTERIKNTIYPTAYIYFTKAFIWLFVVSLTLVISAFAGVWSIFLGWLVGFVYVSTQINGMSLMNPFDNNSAAVPLNQITRTIEINLLEMLGETNIPEPVKPINNEYVL is encoded by the coding sequence ATGCTGATAGAACCAAACATTAGATTAAGCCGGATTCTTAGAAATACATGGCAGGTAGATATCATTATGATTATCTCCTGTATAGCAGCCTACCTGGTGCGGACGGTTTTAATCAGGCATCACTTTGAAATTCCCTCTATAATTCCTACAGTTTTAGGTACAGCCATTGCTTTTTTTGTGGGTTTTAATAACAATCAGGCTTACGACCGCTGGTGGGAAGCCCGAAAAATATGGGGATCACTTGTAAACGATTCCCGATCATGGGCAAGGAGTATAATCAGCTATGTTTCGCAGGGCAAAGCCGATGATCTGCAATATGCTATTGTAAAAAAGAGACTGGTGTACCGCCAAATTGCATTTTTATATGCACTGAAAGCCAGATTAAGAGACGCTGTTGATGAAACCTACAGCCAATATCTTGAACCTCATGAAAAGGAGGAAATCAAATTGCAGGGTAATATAGCCAATGCCATTCTGATGCAACAGTCCAAGGCACTGCAACAATTGGAAAAAGAGGGGATGATTGATAGTTTTCGCTTTATTGAAATGAACCAATTACTGGTTAAACTTTGCGATGCGATGGGCATGACTGAGCGTATTAAAAACACTATATATCCAACCGCCTATATTTATTTTACTAAAGCCTTTATATGGCTTTTTGTGGTGTCGCTTACACTGGTTATAAGTGCCTTTGCAGGTGTATGGTCTATATTTTTAGGATGGCTGGTAGGTTTTGTGTACGTATCAACTCAGATCAATGGGATGAGCCTCATGAACCCTTTCGATAATAATTCGGCAGCAGTTCCATTAAATCAAATTACCCGTACTATAGAGATCAATCTTTTAGAAATGCTTGGCGAAACCAATATACCCGAGCCTGTAAAGCCAATTAATAATGAATACGTGCTTTAA
- a CDS encoding SusC/RagA family TonB-linked outer membrane protein, giving the protein MRITLSQILVLILFTGITYSKPTLAQEALNKKISLTVVDKTLTEVLRTLAAANKVQFIYNQDVIHSSNKISMQFDNTELKTVLDKLLSKYAIHYQVYKNKIILIDGERLDTKPQGASSKAITVTGKVVDETNLPLIGVSVTVKGTKNGTITDIDGKFKLSVDNANDILVFKYIGYITYETPVNGTQPINVQLKPEDKSLSEVVVVGYGKSSRKALISSISSVKGDELNKGAISDVGQMLQGKVPGLNISRSGDPNRNAAIVMRGASTLREGAQSPLFVIDGVPGADISLLAPDDIASIDVLKDAAAAAIYGNRAANGVIMVTTKRGSAGQTQLAYSTYFGLENVSNQYEMMNSEQLKAFLARNNSALTPANDQGANTNWQNEVQRKDAISQNHNLSLSGGTDKTTYNASINYFKQQGIVRTSDLGRFIGRIGLEQKALNDKLKIGLNLSNSISDADLVPYRNTVLSQMLTYLPTSPVKNPDGSYFDNLIQTSYYNPVSMLENATENLKTKNILGTFTANLKLPFGFSYDVAASYQNTQTVYGAFYNSIYTSRYNNVRNTPDPPANPSFVSLVGKDGLALRNAYQNTNKIVETYLTWNKKFGDHDINAVVGYSYQQSLNNDGLQTSSTNFPINQVGYYNLSLGNPYAITDFRVNYGPEYLYQEILLISDFARVNYNYKNKYLLQGSIRRDGSNVFGNNQKWGYFPSVGAGWNIDQENFLKNQSLISTLKLRGSYGIAGNSLGFAPLTTKLIYGAVGQFYYNGSPREGAYGAIQNENPNLRWEKTATANIGMDFSIFKGRLGGSVDFYDKRTTDLIIGFDVDQNLYPSGQLTANVGKLSNRGVEIVLNGTPVSNDNFTWTTGINLAHNVNKVLTLSDSQFKIDDRLIFQPDGGGQSGATLQILSPGQPIGTFFTFKYAGKDANGVSQYYDAAGNIKTQGLLNKTDYYVIGNAQPKALIGWTNSVNYKNFDLSVFVRAVLGNKIMNVTRADLFRPNTAQFTNIPVEVENESTADFNSYKYSSRFLENGSYLRLDNATLGYTFKKNIIPGVSSLRLYTTANNLFVITGYKGIDPEINQGGLAPGVDTNNFYPKTRTFLFGLNVSFN; this is encoded by the coding sequence ATGAGAATTACACTTAGTCAAATATTGGTACTGATACTGTTCACCGGTATCACTTATTCAAAGCCTACTCTGGCCCAGGAGGCATTGAATAAGAAAATAAGTTTAACCGTAGTGGATAAAACACTGACAGAAGTTTTGAGGACTCTGGCAGCGGCCAATAAGGTTCAGTTTATTTATAACCAGGATGTTATTCATTCCAGCAATAAAATATCCATGCAGTTTGATAATACTGAACTTAAAACTGTGTTAGATAAGCTTTTAAGCAAGTACGCTATACACTATCAGGTATACAAAAACAAAATTATTCTGATCGATGGCGAACGATTGGATACAAAACCACAAGGGGCCAGTTCAAAAGCCATTACGGTAACAGGTAAGGTTGTAGATGAGACCAATTTGCCATTAATTGGTGTCAGTGTTACTGTTAAAGGAACAAAAAATGGAACCATTACAGATATAGATGGAAAGTTTAAATTATCAGTTGATAATGCAAACGACATTTTAGTTTTTAAATACATTGGCTACATTACTTACGAAACACCTGTTAACGGTACCCAGCCTATAAATGTTCAGCTTAAGCCAGAAGATAAGTCATTAAGCGAAGTTGTTGTAGTTGGTTATGGTAAAAGTTCCAGAAAAGCTTTAATCAGCTCCATATCTTCCGTTAAAGGTGATGAGCTGAATAAAGGAGCAATTAGTGATGTGGGACAAATGTTGCAAGGTAAGGTACCGGGACTGAACATCAGCCGCAGTGGCGATCCAAACCGTAATGCCGCTATTGTAATGCGTGGAGCTTCTACCTTACGCGAAGGTGCACAGTCGCCATTATTCGTTATAGACGGCGTTCCGGGAGCAGATATTTCATTGCTTGCACCGGATGACATTGCCTCGATAGACGTTTTGAAGGATGCTGCTGCTGCTGCCATTTACGGTAACAGAGCTGCAAACGGAGTAATCATGGTAACTACAAAACGAGGTAGTGCAGGGCAAACCCAATTGGCTTACAGTACTTATTTTGGTCTCGAGAATGTATCCAACCAGTACGAGATGATGAACTCTGAGCAACTGAAAGCTTTTCTGGCCAGAAACAACTCCGCACTAACACCAGCCAATGATCAGGGTGCCAACACCAACTGGCAAAATGAAGTACAACGTAAGGATGCAATATCTCAAAACCATAACCTTTCGCTTAGCGGTGGTACGGATAAAACTACTTATAATGCTAGTATTAACTATTTCAAGCAACAAGGTATTGTAAGAACAAGTGATTTGGGCCGTTTTATTGGTCGTATAGGTCTTGAACAAAAAGCCCTGAATGACAAATTAAAAATCGGATTGAACCTGAGCAATTCAATTAGCGATGCCGATCTGGTACCTTATCGTAATACAGTACTTTCTCAGATGCTTACTTACCTGCCTACATCGCCGGTAAAAAATCCTGATGGATCTTATTTTGATAACCTGATTCAGACCAGTTATTACAATCCGGTATCTATGCTGGAGAACGCAACAGAGAACCTGAAAACTAAAAATATATTAGGAACCTTTACTGCAAACCTTAAATTGCCTTTTGGTTTCTCATATGATGTTGCTGCTTCCTATCAGAACACCCAAACTGTATATGGCGCCTTTTACAATAGCATTTATACATCCAGATATAATAACGTAAGGAACACGCCCGATCCTCCGGCAAATCCTTCCTTTGTTTCACTGGTGGGTAAAGATGGTTTAGCCTTAAGAAACGCTTACCAGAATACCAATAAGATCGTAGAAACTTACCTAACCTGGAACAAAAAGTTTGGTGATCACGATATCAATGCAGTAGTTGGATATTCTTATCAGCAATCGCTGAACAACGATGGGTTACAAACTTCCTCAACAAACTTTCCTATCAATCAGGTAGGTTATTACAACCTGAGCTTGGGTAACCCTTATGCAATTACCGATTTTCGTGTAAACTACGGTCCTGAATACCTTTATCAGGAAATTCTATTAATTTCTGACTTTGCAAGGGTAAACTATAACTATAAAAATAAATACCTGTTGCAGGGATCTATTCGTAGAGATGGTTCAAATGTTTTTGGTAACAATCAGAAATGGGGTTACTTTCCTTCTGTAGGTGCCGGCTGGAATATTGACCAGGAAAATTTCTTGAAAAATCAAAGCCTGATCAGCACGTTGAAACTACGTGGAAGTTATGGTATTGCCGGAAACTCGTTGGGCTTTGCACCATTGACTACAAAATTGATCTATGGCGCAGTTGGACAGTTTTATTACAACGGATCTCCTAGAGAAGGTGCTTATGGTGCTATTCAAAATGAGAACCCAAATTTGCGTTGGGAAAAAACAGCTACCGCAAACATTGGTATGGACTTCAGCATCTTTAAAGGAAGATTGGGCGGTTCAGTAGATTTTTATGATAAAAGAACTACAGACCTGATCATTGGTTTTGATGTTGATCAGAACCTTTATCCTTCAGGTCAGCTAACAGCTAACGTAGGTAAATTAAGCAATAGAGGGGTCGAGATTGTGCTGAATGGTACACCGGTAAGTAATGACAATTTCACATGGACTACAGGAATTAACCTTGCCCACAACGTTAACAAAGTACTTACACTTTCAGACAGCCAGTTTAAAATCGACGATAGGCTGATTTTTCAACCTGACGGTGGTGGACAAAGCGGTGCAACATTACAGATTCTATCTCCAGGGCAGCCAATTGGAACATTCTTTACCTTTAAATATGCAGGTAAAGATGCCAACGGAGTTTCTCAATATTATGATGCAGCCGGAAATATCAAAACACAGGGCTTGCTAAATAAAACTGATTATTACGTAATTGGTAATGCACAACCTAAGGCTTTAATTGGATGGACAAACTCGGTAAACTATAAAAACTTTGACCTGAGTGTTTTCGTAAGAGCGGTATTAGGTAACAAGATCATGAATGTAACCAGGGCCGATCTCTTCCGTCCAAACACAGCTCAATTTACCAACATACCTGTTGAAGTAGAAAATGAGTCGACCGCAGATTTCAACTCTTATAAGTATTCTTCTCGCTTTTTGGAGAATGGCAGCTACCTGCGATTGGACAATGCAACTTTAGGCTACACCTTTAAGAAAAACATTATTCCCGGGGTTAGTTCGTTGCGCCTATACACTACTGCCAACAATTTATTTGTGATTACCGGATATAAAGGTATTGACCCAGAGATTAATCAGGGTGGCCTTGCGCCAGGTGTAGACACCAATAACTTTTATCCAAAAACAAGAACATTCCTGTTCGGTTTAAATGTATCATTTAATTAA
- a CDS encoding FecR family protein: MDNLQLSKLLENYINGNCTPEEVSMVNHWYDQYQDSPNLVQGLSEENQKLLKDKIFLNIIASSDEANIPVVPLKSTPKIAAKWLKYAAAVILVLSVAVLFFNREQLWNKQDQVASQQIHLVNRTDFIVKRVLPDQSVVYLSPQASLTYPLEFKKNSRDVVMEGECFFEITKNPDRPFIINSNHIITKVWGTSFRISDHINSASASVIVVTGKVSVSKKIVGKNDVKTADEVFLLPKESIVFKKKKDALYKNKQTDMSSLTIWNHVDLSFNDKKLSEIVQVLSSEFKATIKVKDEELNKVVMNADLTDLNLPDVLEVLKTSLNLEYHINDDTIVLTKKN, encoded by the coding sequence ATGGACAATTTACAGCTTTCCAAATTATTGGAAAATTATATCAATGGCAATTGCACGCCCGAAGAGGTTTCAATGGTAAATCATTGGTATGATCAATATCAGGACAGTCCTAACCTTGTTCAGGGTTTATCCGAAGAAAATCAAAAACTACTAAAAGACAAGATCTTTTTAAATATAATAGCATCTTCTGATGAAGCAAACATCCCTGTTGTACCATTAAAATCAACACCAAAAATTGCTGCAAAGTGGCTTAAATATGCTGCGGCAGTAATTTTGGTGTTGTCTGTTGCCGTTCTTTTTTTTAACAGAGAACAATTGTGGAATAAACAAGATCAGGTGGCCAGCCAGCAAATTCATTTGGTAAACAGGACCGATTTTATTGTTAAAAGAGTACTACCAGATCAAAGTGTTGTTTATTTAAGTCCTCAGGCTAGTTTAACTTATCCATTGGAGTTTAAAAAGAATTCAAGAGATGTGGTTATGGAAGGGGAGTGCTTCTTTGAGATCACTAAAAATCCTGACAGGCCATTTATAATCAATAGCAATCACATTATTACCAAGGTGTGGGGCACTAGTTTTAGAATTTCAGATCATATAAATAGTGCTTCGGCAAGTGTAATAGTAGTAACAGGTAAAGTTTCTGTAAGTAAAAAAATTGTTGGCAAAAACGATGTTAAAACAGCCGATGAAGTGTTTCTGCTGCCTAAAGAAAGCATTGTTTTTAAGAAGAAAAAAGATGCACTTTATAAAAACAAACAAACAGATATGTCGTCCCTTACTATCTGGAACCACGTTGATCTGTCATTTAATGATAAAAAACTGTCAGAAATAGTGCAAGTACTCAGCTCAGAATTTAAGGCCACCATAAAAGTAAAGGATGAGGAGTTAAACAAAGTAGTGATGAATGCAGATTTGACCGATCTGAATTTGCCGGATGTATTGGAAGTGCTTAAAACTTCATTAAATCTGGAATATCACATTAATGATGATACCATTGTTTTAACCAAAAAGAATTAA
- a CDS encoding RNA polymerase sigma-70 factor: MGNYSKHTDEELALLLKQAGPEIFKEIYDRYWDRLLNAAYKRVRNTETCEEIVQDVFTKLWTNRASLVFTTGLGNYLYTAVRYNVIDHYRKHAVRESFISSEHAHIKLDNSTEEYVFLNDLKKHIDMMIAKLPDKCRSVYQLSRIEFKTNKEIATELNISEKTVEGHLTKALHSLRTTIADLMPILLFFLK, translated from the coding sequence ATGGGGAACTATTCAAAACATACTGATGAAGAACTAGCCTTGTTGTTAAAACAAGCTGGCCCCGAGATTTTTAAAGAAATTTACGATCGGTATTGGGATAGATTACTTAATGCAGCCTATAAAAGGGTTAGAAACACCGAAACTTGCGAAGAAATTGTACAGGATGTTTTTACAAAACTCTGGACAAACAGGGCTTCGCTTGTATTTACAACCGGGCTGGGTAATTATCTGTATACCGCTGTTAGGTACAATGTGATAGATCATTATAGAAAACACGCCGTAAGGGAGAGTTTTATCAGCTCCGAACACGCTCATATAAAACTTGATAATTCTACAGAAGAATATGTTTTTCTTAACGATTTGAAAAAGCACATTGATATGATGATTGCTAAACTGCCTGATAAATGCCGCTCTGTTTATCAATTAAGCAGAATCGAGTTTAAAACAAATAAAGAAATTGCAACTGAGCTGAATATCTCTGAAAAGACTGTAGAAGGCCATCTAACAAAAGCACTACATAGCTTAAGAACAACGATTGCCGACCTTATGCCCATTTTATTATTTTTTTTAAAATAA